A section of the Cervus canadensis isolate Bull #8, Minnesota chromosome 8, ASM1932006v1, whole genome shotgun sequence genome encodes:
- the LOC122446302 gene encoding olfactory receptor 49-like, which produces MKNGTSVQEFTLEGFPAAQQLGKILFLVHLLAYLASIAGNAVIVAITCADSRLQTPMYFFLSIFSFTESCLISAIIPKLLVIFLLGKQTISFVACFIQAFVFVFLGAAGFLLIAVMSLDRYLAICKPLHYATVMNLRTCCLLVTACCALGFTVMSGLVVKLSQLSFCGPHVIHHFFCDLGPLIHLSCSDTRSVETLLFVLALCVLLASLIITITAYSKIVVTIIELPSAKERQKAFSTCSSHLIVLSLMYGSSAFIYMKPKQVNRLDSNKEAALVNMVVTPLLNPVIYTLWNKQVHQALRETVCRMKTSR; this is translated from the coding sequence ATGAAGAATGGGACAAGTGTCCAAGAATTCACCTTGGAGGGCTTTCCTGCTGCCCAGCAGCTGGGAAAGATCCTCTTTCTGGTGCACCTGCTGGCATACCTGGCATCCATTGCAGGTAATGCTGTCATAGTCGCCATCACCTGTGCTGACTCCAGGCTACAGACACCtatgtactttttcctcagcATTTTCTCCTTCACTGAGTCTTGTCTCATAAGTGCTATTATTCCTAAGTTGCTGGTCATCTTTCTTTTAGGCAAGCAAACGATTTCCTTTGTTGCCTGTTTCATACAAGcctttgtttttgtatttctggGAGCAGCAGGGTTCCTCCTCATAGCAGTGATGTCTCTGGATCGGTACCTGGCCATTTGCAAGCCTCTTCATTATGCAACTGTCATGAATCTGAGGACTTGCTGTCTCCTGGTCACAGCCTGCTGTGCTTTGGGGTTCACTGTTATGTCTGGTCTTGTGGTGAAGTTGTCCCAGTTATCCTTCTGTGGCCCCCATGTCATACATCACTTCTTCTGTGACCTCGGCCCCCTGATCCATCTCTCCTGCTCTGACACCAGATCTGTTGAGACATTGCTCTTTGTCCTTGCTTTGTGTGTCCTTTTGGCATCCCTCATCATAACCATCACTGCATACAGCAAAATAGTCGTCACAATCATTGAACTCCCATCAGCCAAAGAGCGACAGAAAGctttctccacctgctcctctcaCCTCATTGTCCTCTCTCTGATGTATGGCAGCAGTGCCTTTATATACATGAAACCAAAGCAGGTGAACAGGCTGGACTCCAACAAGGAGGCTGCCCTTGTGAACATGGTTGTGACCCCCCTACTGAACCCTGTCATCTACACTCTATGGAACAAGCAGGTCCACCAGGCTCTGAGGGAGACCGTGTGCAGAATGAAAACATCAAGATAA